CTTTGGtaaaaaaatgaacataaaTACTGGAAATAACATATAGTGCTTCCAATTCACTTGGAGGTTGGAGCTTGGTTTAAGAACTTAATTTTAGTCTCCTACTAGTGAGACCATGACTATCTTCGTAGTTGTGTTCCAAATATAGCCAAAGACGTTGTTCCAAATTATTAGgttattgattttattgtttattttgcAGATAAAGTATATCATCAAATAGTGTTAGTGAAACCAAAAGTTCCCAATTTCACTAATGTATAGGAACTTAAGATGTGACTGTCAGAAAAATATAACAGTTAGAATTTATAATTTTGTCCGGAACATGAAAAAATTATGTTATTGTTATCCGGAATTTTCAAAAGGAGGTTGTGGCTTATTCTCTTAGTGTGAACCTGTAGATCCACCAAATGGGGTCATTGTGACGAAAGATACTACTCCAACAACTGAAGATGAAAGAAATGTACAAATGGAACAAAAGAAAGAGCTGGAATTTTTTATTGAAGAGATCTGTAGTATGAAGAATACCCTGAATGTGATGGATCATATTATAATAGCTATAATAGTAgcaatttttatatatttgagTGTATAGCTAATATGTGTTTTAGTTTCCGAAGAACTATATGATTCCTTACTATTAATCCAGGAATTTGGTTCTATATATTTTGCAAGTATGTGTTTttgtgtttggttacataattcgttggagttttattttggatttgacAATGAGTCCGTTGAGAGTGTTTATGTTGAatcgtatttatttttaagatttttctaaaaactgtttggttacccatcctaatttttgtgattcttttgaatCACCACTTAACATGGACTATTTATATGAGGGATATGATCATGTGTGTCAAATATGAGTTTTGCTATTTACCTTATTTCACAGATGAACTACATTTAGCTTTACAAGGTGTTTCAAATGAATTAATATTTCTAAGTAGAACCAACTcaaaaaacaatcaaacaatttaaaaaaagataATCGCTTTTCACTATAAAGACTTTCTAACGAATTATGTAACTAAACACATCCCAAGCTATCCATGCTtacctatataaaaaaaaaaaaaaataataataataatttcatcTATTCAACCAAATGATCTAAAGCTATTTATTTACCACACTTTTATTTCATGAGATGTCATTGTTATTTACTAAATCAAAAAACTCacccatgaacttcttttttgggtaaaacatCCATGAACTTCAATTATGGTTACAATGTGAAATTGATATTTAGGGATATATAATTTTCTCAAACCACATAGTGGCTCTTTATAAACCATCAATCCTTCTATTGGGTTTTAAATTactaattaaaaatttttaaaaaggaaaatttctaaaatagtttaaaattgTAGATAaaaaagttcatcattcgaaaccattttttgtttttgatttggtacaaattttaaaggaatacacAATTATCTAGGAAGAATCAACAGACAGACTCCGATAATCGAATAGTTTTCCACTCAGAATCAACTAACAAACTCAGGGTAAACAAACAATTATtctggtaggaaaattgttccacAGAAACTCTCTCAAAGGAATTATGTTCATAATCAAAACATGTACCAACAGAATAATCGAACCAAACACGCCCTTGGAGATCTCTTAATGCCaatcaaattcttcaaattcaCCACAACTAGGGCAAGAAATGTCACAGGGCATAAAACTTCAATGATCAAACTATGACCCTAATTCCAACCCATCAtcggaaaaaaagaaaaaaaatactaaaatataaAAGGAGGTACGGAATCGGGGGATGGAATCAATCGTGTCTGATTACTAATCGAAATCAGTCCCTAGAACCCTAGAATAGgttcttaaaacaaaaaacacgatgattaattttttttggaaaattatcttgtaccacccctgtTTTTGAAACTTATATGAGATACAACCCTAAAGTGTCAAAAATATCAAATGCATACCCTATTTTGAATAAATAATGTCTCTTACATCCATTCTGTCAGCTCCCAAGAGTCAAGTGATGATGTGGCACTGTTTAACTTTTTTAAAAGACAAGTTTACACTTTCCTCTGTGAGGTAAAAACACTCACCCCACGCAATAGATGAAGCCCCTTCTCCACCTTCATCTCCGATCGATTTCAAGTGAAACCCCCTTCTCTGATGCGATTTTAGGGATTTCAGCACATCACATAAACCTTCTCCTCCAATTGATTTAGGCATAAAAGGTGAAACCCCATTCTCCTTCGACAGGGTTTAGTAATTTCAGCCACGGGGTGAGTTTCTCCTCCGATTGATTTAAGGATTTAAGGTTGAAATCTTTGAAGGCGACCATAGGTCCAACAGGCGATGATTTGGAAGTTGGATTTGTTCTTCGGCAACTCTGTGATAATGCTAGATTTGACGCAACCGATGTATTGAATAAACTCAGATAGAAACATGCTCTTCCTTTTTATGAACATGCTGTTCCTTTTGGTTAGCTTTCAACTTATGGGGACGACCTTATTCCTATTTATGCCGTACCTCTAGTTTCACCCAGATTGGCCGATCTGATGATTGTGACACTTTATCCATGAGATTATTTCTTCCCTAAGTCAAGAACTCCCTCTCAGGATCCCTCATGCTGTCACTCAATTGGTTGGATAATTACGatgatcaatttggttttgggtgTTGTTTTTATGACCATTTTTTTATTAGCAAGGTTCTTTTGAATGATGCTTACGAAGATAATTATAAGCGAAGGTGCACTTTATGGAGTAGACATCAACATTGGAAGAATTGCAGATTCATTTGCTATAACGTTGTATGGGAGCCTGCAGTTGTGAAGGTATTCCCTGCTACTTGCATTCTCCCCCCTCTTCCACCATTTTTGAGCCATTTCCATACATGATGTGGTTGTTTAATCATCTATTGCAGATAAATGCTATAAATGCTGCAACTGAGGCAGCTTGCCTGATTTTAAGTGTCAATGAGACGGTGAAAAATCTCAAGGTATTGTGAACTTTTATGCAGAGAGAAACCGAtttgaagagaagaaagagaactgCCATTCTCTAACCTTATATTTACTTTGAAGGTCAAAAgtgtaattttaatttctaaagtAACGGTGTTAGACTTTAGGGGTACAGTTGATATTTTTCACACTTTAGGTTTGTATGTCATATAAGTTTTAAAAACAGTGGTGGTAagatcattttccaattttttttttgtgcatgaATCGGCCACTTCAGATCGGACGAGTTTGGGATCAGTTATGGCCGATTCTAATCGAGTCACTGATCCGATTTCCGATTCTAGAAACCATTGGTATGGTGGAATAAAAAACCCAGACCCTAAAACATCTCTCTTAACGCTATATCCACCAACAGAGATTCAGTCCTTCACTCCCTCCAATGGCCGAATCCCCAACGCAACCCTGAATCCCCAACGCAACCCTGAAACTTCAGAGGCAACGAACCGAAGCGAAAGGTTGCATTCGAATCTTCCCGTCTCTCTTATCTCCTCTTCGCTTCTAAATTATCTGGAAAAAGAGCAAAAACAAAGTCGAATCTTCTTCTAATCGACAATGGCGGACGTGGTTCAGTATAGGCTAGAGCGCATGGTCGACGAGCTCGACGACCTTGAGCGTAAAGGTATCTTTACCCACCGTGAAATTGCAGAGATtgtaaagaagagaaggaatttCGAGTACCGACTGAAGCGTCCGGGCCCACTCAAGGAGGATTTCGTAGCTTACATCGAGTACGAGAAGCAGCTCGATTCGCTCCGTCGCCTTCGCAGGAAGTCTGTGGTTCGGCAATTGAAGGAGAAGGGCAACAAGAAGTTGAGGAAGTCTGTCTCTGATTTTGCCGGCGTTTCTAGGATTCTGGAAATTTACCGTCTCGCTGTGATGAGATTTAAAGGCGACATCGATCTCTGGTTTCAGTATCTCGAGTTTTGCCGTGAACAAGGTCATGGAAGGATGAAGCAGGTATTTGGGGATGAGCTCGTTATCTTGTTTATGTGTTAATATTGTACTCCTTTgcagactttttttttcctgctaaaCTGATGGGAGTTTATTAGGAAATgatgcttttattttcataaatgggTAATGGGATTAGATTCCTATGCTCTCGGATGGACTGAAATTTATTatgcattttattttatggtCCTATAATAGTTTTGCGTTGCTGCTCAGTTTCTGAATTTTATTCGATTTGCGTCAGTATTTGCTTGATAGAATTGATATCTGGCTTGTACGCAGTAGTTTCCTTTGTCTGTTGAGCATTTTGTCTGTGACTTATTGGCTTATTGATATTGAAGACAAATTGGACCTTACAGCAAACCATCTCTCCTTGCATTAAGAGGGGAGAGGCATAAATTTGGAAATTCAGTCAGCAAAAATATTGAGTTTTTGAGCAATGTATTGATTTCTATGTCATTCTTAAATTCAATCTGATTAGTGCCTTCTATAATCAACAATCACTCTCTAGTCAATTGAGCTAGGCCTCAGAACAGGTGGTGACATGTTGAAACAGTTTCCTTAATGCTACTGTAAGTAATATTGTATGCAATAGTACATAGGGGAGATGTATATTTTGCcaacatttttattatttttttgcgtTGATTATGCCTAAGGCTGTGCTTAAACTAAATTATGATGCAGTCTAATGTATTGGAAATGTTTTGAAATTTCTTTGCAGGTTCTAGCTCAGGCAATTAGGTTCCACCCAAAGGTTCCTGGACTATGGATCTATGCTGCAGCTTGGGAGTTTGACCACAACTTAAACGTTGCGGCTGCTCGTGCTCTCATGCATAGTGGTTTGAGAGCATGCCCAACTTCAGAAGATCTTTGGGTTGAGTATCTCCGCATGGAGCTTACATATCTTAATAAGTTGACTGCTAGAAAGGCTGCtataggagaagaaaagggtaCCCTGGCTCGTGATGGTGGAGATGCTGATGAAAAACAGTGGAGGGATGAAAACAAGGATTTGTTTATGGCCTtcaatgaagaaagagagaatgctGATGGATCAGATGTCCAAAATGGGGAGGCTGAAAAGAAAGTAGATGTATTCCGCGAGAAAGGTTCAATTTTGCTTCGAACTATCTACAGTGAGGCAATTGAGGCTCTTCCATCAAGTATTAGTTTGCGAAAGCGGTTTTTAGAGATAGTAGATGCAACAGATTTGCAACATTCAGAAGAACTGAAGGAAGAGATAACAAGCAGCATGAAGAGAGATTTCTCAAATGAACCAGAATATTGGGACTGGCTTGCGAGACTTCAAATTAAGAACCCTGCGAATGTAAGAGGCATGAGCAAAGAAGCTATTATCTGTCAGTTGAATAAGGCTGTTGAGGTATAAATCTCTTGTGCTGATGGAGCCTTCTCTGTGAAAATTGTTTACCTATGTGCAGTTTCTAGTGATATTTTACTGTGGTTGTTTGTTTATGTTCTCTTTCTATGTTTCTCCTTTGCCATTTATTAGTTCTGGGGCTTTCCCAGTCTTGTGATTTGCTGGGGCTACATTTCAAAGAGATTTTATCCTTTAATAATCACTTGTGGAGACATATGGAAAATTTTCCTAGAACTTTGCATAACAAGTGCTTCTATCTGTTGATGTTAATTGGTGGATGACAATCAGGAAGAATGATTCTGCTTTTATCATCATATGGGGAGAAGTTCCAATAAGACAACACTATGTATTGGTTAAAACAGTATGCTATGACAAAACCAAAGTACTTCTGAAGATTGGATAAATAATTAATTCTGTATTAGTTTCAATAGCATACTGACAAAACCATAGTACTTCTAAAGAATTGATAAATATTTAATTCTATTTATCTTTGTTGTAATAAACTGTTTAATCAGCGATGATGTAACAAGACTATACTCTTTATCAGAAGACAATTTGCCAAGAAAGGCCCAAAGCTTTCAGAGTGTTCCATTACTACAAATAAGTTGCATGCTAGCCTTAATGATAGATGTAGGAGGGAGATATTCTAGATGTTAACATATTAAGCTAGCAAAGGTGATGTGGAGGGTTTGGGGAATAACTTTCTAcattataatagagaaaaataaaactctaatttaaatagaaatataaaaatagTTCATTCAGGCATCAGAAACATAACTCTCTAGTCTCATCAATTATTGGGAATAAAAGCCttttctgcgaagcagggggtaaggctgcgtacacttgcccctcctagacTCAACAGTATTGGGAGCCCcgtgcactaggttgctctttttttttttattttcaaaaacaaaatggaACTTTCCATCCATTTCTATATGTACTTAGATATAATCTGAAGAGTGGTTTCTCTACCCAGCCTTGCTTGTCATGTGATTTTTCATTGCAGACTCACTGCTTTCAGTTCTTAAAATGTAAACAGACGAactgaaaagggaaaaaaaataaataaaaaaataaaaaaaaattacaaaacagtATCTGTTGATATGCATCAAAGATTTATGTTTTTGTGCCAATTTTGTAGACGGGTTGAATCAAAAGCCATATTTGCGctgttgtatttttttatgttctttttcACTCGCACTTCATCAAATAATAAACATAGCCATGTGAGTGTTAAATTTATTAATTCATGAAAGAAGTGGATCAACTGGTTATTTGTAAGAATTTGTACCAGATGAAAGTTATTCTCCATATTTTCTCCTCCTGCTCATATAACATCAATCTCCATATGTTGCCTGATGGTGATATTGATATTATAAAACATGATGTTTCTCTTCTTTCGTGGAAACTATGGCTCTCAGCTTCTAAGATTGCAATTGCAGAATGCTGGCTTGTTACCCCTAATTATAGAGTTTCTTATGTGGTTCATCATCTGCATGTTgagatggagaagacaataAAAGAACATGCTTAAAAATTTATTCAGGGCTTAGTTTATGTACTATGATTTTGACGACTGATTTGATGCTTTATGTGGAATCTCCTAGTATCTATTTGGCCTCTTCTATTGGATATGCACCTCCTGGCAGCCTCTGAAAACCATGCTTAATTCAAAATGCTGCTAACTTATGTAGGAGTAGTGAAACTATATTCTATTCTGTTTCTATGTTCTTCTAATTCTGGCTTCACATGCTTTTGTCTCTGTATAGATTTATGAGGAAGCCTTGACGGTTGTGCCTTCTGCAAAGATGTTTTCCCTCTATGCAAACTTTTTAATGGATATAATAGCTCCTGAGAGAAAAGATTCCCAAGATTCATGGTTTCCCAGTACATCCAGTAATGAGGTAGAATTCATATCACATCTGTTGAAGGCATATGAACTAGCTGAAACAATGGGACTCATTACAGAGGATCTTGGATGCCAATACATCTCTTTCTATCTGCAACTTGGGAGATTAGAAGAAGCCAGGAAGCTAGCAGAAAAGCTTTGTGATGGAACACTTTTTGGGGCAGCAAAATTATGGGTTTTAAGGGTTGCAATAGAGATGAGATGGATGACAAGGAAATCTGCTGCTCCGAGTAATGATGACTTGCGCTCTATCTTTGAACTCCTGAGAAATGTTTTgtcaaaaatttctatttcagaATCTGAGAGCTTGTGGATAATGGTATGCTGTCGatgcttttctttctttttcttttaacaaaACTCTGATTCCAGCGACTCTGGGTCACTGTTAAGGTGGAAAGTTATCATTCTCCTTTTCCTGGTATTTGCTAAATGAATTTTCTCCAGTTATGCAATTCTCAATCCAGCTTTTGTATCCCTCTTTATTATTGTTAATTGTTGGATATGTCTAATGTATAGGCTTTGATCAAATCTGTACATTATgcaatatttgttatttttccatCCACCGGAGAGTTGTGCAACATCTTCAATTATTTGCTTGTCTCAGGAGGATAATGTGGTTCTAGGCCACCTAAGTGATAGGTTTCAGAAACCAACGAGAACCAGAATCACAGTTTACAAAAAATCCCAGAATTATAGTGAAACCCAAGAAGATAAAATTCGAAATTCAAATAAAGGCGAGATCCTGGTCGAAGTTTTGTTTAACTAGGGA
This Macadamia integrifolia cultivar HAES 741 chromosome 10, SCU_Mint_v3, whole genome shotgun sequence DNA region includes the following protein-coding sequences:
- the LOC122091813 gene encoding U3 small nucleolar RNA-associated protein 6 homolog yields the protein MADVVQYRLERMVDELDDLERKGIFTHREIAEIVKKRRNFEYRLKRPGPLKEDFVAYIEYEKQLDSLRRLRRKSVVRQLKEKGNKKLRKSVSDFAGVSRILEIYRLAVMRFKGDIDLWFQYLEFCREQGHGRMKQVLAQAIRFHPKVPGLWIYAAAWEFDHNLNVAAARALMHSGLRACPTSEDLWVEYLRMELTYLNKLTARKAAIGEEKGTLARDGGDADEKQWRDENKDLFMAFNEERENADGSDVQNGEAEKKVDVFREKGSILLRTIYSEAIEALPSSISLRKRFLEIVDATDLQHSEELKEEITSSMKRDFSNEPEYWDWLARLQIKNPANVRGMSKEAIICQLNKAVEIYEEALTVVPSAKMFSLYANFLMDIIAPERKDSQDSWFPSTSSNEVEFISHLLKAYELAETMGLITEDLGCQYISFYLQLGRLEEARKLAEKLCDGTLFGAAKLWVLRVAIEMRWMTRKSAAPSNDDLRSIFELLRNVLSKISISESESLWIMALKIFSNKKDYFDKLVQTSLGSLARGGESGSQFSLPSAIVNCVLEKEGIQRAREMYKRFLALPHPSLAIYKNCIELEMNLALVGDNDGLVNARKLYESALATYSQDLRLWRDYYSMETKVGTSETANAVHWRARKTLKDAASLIANDL